Proteins from one Capricornis sumatraensis isolate serow.1 chromosome 2, serow.2, whole genome shotgun sequence genomic window:
- the LRIF1 gene encoding ligand-dependent nuclear receptor-interacting factor 1 isoform X1, producing MSNNSQKVFLKPTEEKSGNSSHCVSGCMYQVVQTIGSDGKNLLQLLPIPNSSGNLMPLVQSSVMSDALKGNTGSPVQVTFQTQISSSSTSASVQLPIFQPASSSNYFLTRTVDTAEKVRVTSVGTETFTSSVSKVQSHGVKIDGLTMQTFAVSPSSTQNDSSYILVNTQSLPMTVKSPVLPSGHHLQIPAHAEVKSVPASSLPPSVQQKILATATTSTSGTVEPSQIPTVIYVSPVNTVKNVVTKNFQNIYPKPVTEIAKPMILNTTQIPMNVAKETQLKGGQHSQAAPVKWIFQENLQPCTPSIVPVKSSNNVASKILKTFVDRKNLGDNAVNMPPLSTISPSGTQSKSMAIKDNALVMFNGKVYLLAKKGTDVLPSVIDKQNSVSSDIPPRKDASQIVSSSPVTEISREVVNIVLAKNKSSQMETKSVSNTQLASMANLRAEKNKKVEKPSLSAPNPHSMNQSINYLKQSKTLFSKPVLPDGFSTGQNAPRKGNIIQSIEKISSSVDATTVTSQQCVFRDQEPKIQNEMASTLEKVTQERNGKNSSQRRSNKASYLKSDAELKKIFGITKDLRVCLTRIAQQLGSGEGFDSFSPLVKSETYKEAEFIVKEEGRKQQGIDKKRKAKTTKKMDHPKKRRTNSVNNTTINGGTNVTSSQLISSILPTSDVSDHNILTNCNKTREEKRTEVEHCTHGNQAKGTLSSSTAFEQSHSFNKSYTEDIFPMTPPELEETIRDEKIRRLKQVLREKEAALEEMRKKMHQK from the exons ATGTCCAATAACTCACAGAAGGTCTTCTTGAAACCTACAGAGGAAAAGTCAGGCAACTCCTCGCATTG TGTTTCAGGCTGCATGTACCAAGTAGTTCAGACGATTGGCTCGGATGGAAAAAACCTTCTGCAATTACTTCCAATTCCTAATTCCTCTGGAAATCTTATGCCACTAGTTCaatcttcagtcatgtctgatgctttgaaaGGGAATACAGGAAGTCCAGTTCAAGTTACTTTTCAGACTCAGATTTCCAGCTCTTCCACAAGTGCATCAGTTCAATTGCCCATTTTTCAGCCAGCCAGTTCTTCAAACTATTTTCTTACAAGAACAGTAGATACAGCAGAAAAAGTTAGAGTTACTTCTGTGGGAACTGAAACTTTTACTTCATCAGTTTCTAAAGTTCAGAGTCATGGTGTGAAAATTGATGGACTCACCATGCAAACATTTGCTGTTTCTCCCTCTTCAACACAAAATGATTCATCTTACATTTTAGTAAATACCCAGAGTCTCCCAATGACTGTGAAGTCTCCGGTTTTGCCTTCTGGGCATCATTTACAGATTCCAGCCCATGCTGAAGTGAAATCTGTACCAGCGTCATCATTGCCTCCTTCAGTTCAGCAAAAGATACTTGCAACTGCCACCACAAGTACCTCAGGAACAGTTGAGCCCTCCCAAATACCTACTGTTATTTATGTATCTCCTGTAAATACAGTGAAAAATGTAGTTACCAAGAACTTTCAAAACATTTACCCAAAACCTGTTACAGAAATAGCAAAGCCAATGATACTAAACACCACACAGATTCCAATGAATGTTGCTAAAGAGACACAGTTAAAAGGTGGTCAGCATTCTCAAGCTGCTCCAGTGAAATGGATTTTTCAAGAAAATCTACAGCCTTGCACTCCATCTATTGTTCCTGTTAAATCTTCAAATAATGTGGcttcaaagattttaaaaacttttgtagATAGAAAAAATTTGGGAGATAATGCTGTAAATATGCCACCATTGAGTACCATCAGTCCTAGTGGGACACAATCCAAAAGTATGGCTATTAAAGATAATGCTCTGGTTATGTTTAATGGGAAAGTCTATCTCTTGGCTAAAAAGGGGACAGATGTTTTGCCATCAGTAATTGACAAACAGAATTCAGTTTCTTCTGATATTCCACCAAGAAAAGATGCATCACAGATAGTGAGTTCAAGTCCAGTCACAGAAATATCCAGAGAGGTTGTAAATATTGTTTTGGCTAAAAATAAATCTTCCCAGATGGAGACAAAATCAGTTTCAAATACTCAGCTTGCTTCCATGGCCAATTTAAGGGCAGAGAAGAATAAGAAAGTGGAGAAACCATCTCTTTCTGCCCCAAACCCACATAGTATGAACCAATCTATTAACTACTTAAAGCAGagtaagactttattttcaaagCCAGTCTTACCAGATGGATTTAGTACAGGACAAAATGCCCCCAGGAAAGGAAATATCATCCAGAGCATAGAGAAAATAAGTTCCTCTGTTGATGCAACAACTGTTACTTCACAACAGTGTGTTTTCAGAGACCAAGAACCAAAG ATCCAGAATGAGATGGCATCAACATTAGAAAAAGTTActcaagaaagaaatggcaagaacaGTTCTCAACGAAGAAGCAATAAGGCGTCATATCTGAAGAGTGATGCTGAACTTAAAAAGATATTTGGTATCACTAAAGATTTGAGAGTGTGCCTTACTCGGATTGCTCAGCAGTTGGGCTCTGGAGAAGGTTTTGATTCCTTTAGCCCTTTGGTGAAGAGTGAAACTTACAAAGAGGCAGAGTTTATagtgaaggaggaagggagaaaacaG CAGGGTAttgataagaaaagaaaagcaaaaaccacTAAGAAGATGGATCACCCAAAGAAGAGAAGAACCAATAGTGTTAATAACACAACTATAAATGGAGGAACTAATGTCACCAGTTCCCAGCTCATTAGCAGTATTTTACCAACTTCAGATGTGTCAGACCATAACATCCTCACAAACTGCAACAaaaccagagaagaaaagagaactgaGGTAGAGCACTGTACTCATGGAAACCAAGCAAAAGGCACGTTGAGCTCAAGTACAGCTTTTGAACAAAGCCATTCCTTTAATAAAAGTTATACTGAAGATATTTTCCCAATGACACCACCAGAGTTAGAAGAAACCATTAGAGATGAAAAGATAAGAAGACTTAAGCAAGTgctgagagagaaagaagctgCTCTTGAAGAAATGCGTAAGAAgatgcatcaaaaataa
- the LRIF1 gene encoding ligand-dependent nuclear receptor-interacting factor 1 isoform X2 yields the protein MASTLEKVTQERNGKNSSQRRSNKASYLKSDAELKKIFGITKDLRVCLTRIAQQLGSGEGFDSFSPLVKSETYKEAEFIVKEEGRKQQGIDKKRKAKTTKKMDHPKKRRTNSVNNTTINGGTNVTSSQLISSILPTSDVSDHNILTNCNKTREEKRTEVEHCTHGNQAKGTLSSSTAFEQSHSFNKSYTEDIFPMTPPELEETIRDEKIRRLKQVLREKEAALEEMRKKMHQK from the exons ATGGCATCAACATTAGAAAAAGTTActcaagaaagaaatggcaagaacaGTTCTCAACGAAGAAGCAATAAGGCGTCATATCTGAAGAGTGATGCTGAACTTAAAAAGATATTTGGTATCACTAAAGATTTGAGAGTGTGCCTTACTCGGATTGCTCAGCAGTTGGGCTCTGGAGAAGGTTTTGATTCCTTTAGCCCTTTGGTGAAGAGTGAAACTTACAAAGAGGCAGAGTTTATagtgaaggaggaagggagaaaacaG CAGGGTAttgataagaaaagaaaagcaaaaaccacTAAGAAGATGGATCACCCAAAGAAGAGAAGAACCAATAGTGTTAATAACACAACTATAAATGGAGGAACTAATGTCACCAGTTCCCAGCTCATTAGCAGTATTTTACCAACTTCAGATGTGTCAGACCATAACATCCTCACAAACTGCAACAaaaccagagaagaaaagagaactgaGGTAGAGCACTGTACTCATGGAAACCAAGCAAAAGGCACGTTGAGCTCAAGTACAGCTTTTGAACAAAGCCATTCCTTTAATAAAAGTTATACTGAAGATATTTTCCCAATGACACCACCAGAGTTAGAAGAAACCATTAGAGATGAAAAGATAAGAAGACTTAAGCAAGTgctgagagagaaagaagctgCTCTTGAAGAAATGCGTAAGAAgatgcatcaaaaataa